The proteins below are encoded in one region of Brachyspira intermedia PWS/A:
- the dcd gene encoding dCTP deaminase yields MILSGLEIEKNLGKDIIIEPFNRKQLNSNSYNVKLHDKLLVYKDNVLDMKKPNEVDEIIIPKSGYELKPNELYLGRTLEYTNTKKFVPMIEGRSSIGRLGIFIHITAGFGDVGFAGYWTLEIFCIKPIIIYPGVEIAQLYYHTIDGEYEEYTSSKYQNNTDVQPSMLYKDFK; encoded by the coding sequence ATGATTTTGTCAGGACTTGAAATAGAAAAAAATCTTGGTAAAGATATAATAATAGAACCATTTAATAGAAAACAATTAAATTCTAATAGCTATAATGTAAAACTTCATGATAAACTTTTAGTATATAAAGACAATGTTCTTGATATGAAAAAACCAAATGAAGTAGATGAAATAATAATACCAAAAAGCGGTTATGAGTTAAAGCCTAATGAATTATATTTAGGTAGAACTTTGGAATATACTAATACAAAAAAATTCGTTCCTATGATAGAGGGCAGATCATCTATAGGAAGGCTTGGAATATTTATTCATATTACTGCTGGTTTCGGCGATGTTGGATTTGCAGGTTATTGGACTTTAGAAATTTTCTGTATAAAGCCTATAATAATATATCCAGGGGTTGAAATAGCTCAGCTTTATTATCATACAATAGACGGAGAATATGAAGAATATACAAGCAGCAAATATCAGAATAATACTGATGTTCAGCCTAGTATGCTTTATAAAGATTTCAAATAA
- the mutS gene encoding DNA mismatch repair protein MutS, translated as MQETFFGSEKEENQKLTPMMRQYKEIKDKYSDSILLFRMGDFYEVFFDDAKVVSDILGLTLTKRANVPMAGVPYHAIDNYLSRLVKSGMKIAICDQMEDPKLAKGIVKREVTQVITPGTISENKYLESKSNNYLASVIVSKSEKNAALSICDISTGELYATEINSNLENHNEALKEIINELTEEIIRFSPKEIMTIESVSESIIIKEIQNKFNNVFYSTTPNYTAEHSYAYKTLTNHFKTVSLKSFGIEEKPLLISLLGSTIFYIQELSKTSLEHISNIKLYNRRDSMTLDYATIASLEILETIRNDNNKMTLFDTIDRTKTSMGARYLKRIIVEPLLNIEEINKRLNNVEFFYKNQKFMYKIRDLLQDIGDIERLASKLALGRINPKELVSLKRFLVGSLEVVTELAMNNFEDVNFEEVNDIKIITDLIERAILEDPKVVINEGDIIKDDYDETLKKYNEARREGRSWIAELEHNYKQDTGINNLKIRYNNVIGYYVEVTKANVSSVPSDFIKRQTLIGSERYTTSKLMEYETIINEANEKSYALEYDIFIEVRNKTNEYLNSILKMARVISIIDVYSSLACLAKEDNYIKPIITDDGIIDIKDGRHPVVEVNLKTESFIPNDTYLDNKNEHMLIITGPNMSGKSTYLRQTALIVLLAQIGSFVPASSAKISIVDRIFTRVGASDNIARGESTFLVEMNETAYILNHCTDKSLVIMDEIGRGTSTYDGLSIAWAIVEYLVHEENKKAKTLFATHYHELTMLEDLEGVKNYKVLVEEYKDEIIFMKKVTEGAAKSSYGIYAAKIAGAPNKVIKRATEILKRLEADASVQVENIELNTQKSKNILPLYEEPKIIEKESEIEKEIKDLNINTITPLDAMNLINKWKNMI; from the coding sequence ATGCAAGAAACATTTTTTGGAAGCGAAAAAGAAGAAAATCAAAAACTCACACCGATGATGAGGCAGTACAAAGAAATAAAAGATAAATATAGTGACAGTATACTTCTTTTTAGAATGGGAGATTTTTATGAGGTATTTTTTGATGATGCAAAAGTAGTGTCCGATATATTGGGTCTTACACTTACAAAAAGAGCTAATGTGCCTATGGCAGGAGTTCCTTATCATGCTATAGACAATTATTTATCAAGATTAGTTAAATCCGGAATGAAGATTGCTATATGCGATCAAATGGAAGATCCTAAACTTGCAAAAGGTATAGTAAAAAGAGAGGTTACTCAAGTTATAACTCCGGGTACAATTTCAGAAAATAAATACCTTGAATCAAAAAGCAATAATTATTTAGCTTCAGTAATAGTGTCAAAAAGCGAGAAAAATGCAGCTTTATCTATATGCGATATTTCTACAGGAGAACTTTATGCTACAGAAATAAATTCTAATTTAGAAAATCATAATGAAGCTTTAAAAGAAATTATTAATGAACTTACAGAAGAAATTATAAGATTCTCTCCTAAAGAGATTATGACTATAGAATCCGTTTCTGAAAGTATTATTATAAAAGAAATTCAAAATAAATTTAATAATGTATTCTACAGTACCACTCCAAATTATACTGCAGAACATTCTTATGCATATAAAACTTTAACAAATCATTTTAAAACAGTATCATTAAAAAGTTTCGGTATAGAAGAAAAACCTCTTTTAATATCATTATTAGGATCAACTATATTCTATATACAGGAACTTTCAAAAACTTCTCTTGAGCATATTTCAAATATTAAACTATATAATAGAAGAGATTCAATGACTTTGGATTATGCTACAATAGCAAGTTTGGAAATATTAGAAACTATAAGAAATGATAATAATAAAATGACATTGTTCGACACCATAGACAGAACAAAAACTTCTATGGGAGCTAGATATTTAAAAAGAATAATCGTAGAGCCATTATTAAATATAGAAGAAATAAATAAAAGACTTAATAATGTAGAGTTTTTCTATAAAAATCAAAAGTTTATGTATAAAATAAGAGATTTGCTTCAGGATATTGGAGATATAGAAAGACTAGCATCAAAATTGGCACTTGGAAGAATTAACCCAAAAGAATTAGTATCATTAAAAAGATTTTTAGTAGGTTCTCTTGAAGTTGTAACAGAACTTGCAATGAATAACTTTGAAGATGTAAACTTTGAAGAAGTTAATGATATAAAAATAATAACTGATTTAATAGAGCGTGCAATATTAGAAGATCCGAAAGTTGTTATAAATGAAGGCGACATTATAAAAGATGATTATGATGAAACATTAAAAAAATATAATGAAGCTAGAAGAGAAGGAAGGTCTTGGATAGCAGAACTTGAACATAATTATAAACAAGATACAGGAATAAATAATCTTAAAATAAGATACAATAATGTTATAGGTTATTATGTAGAGGTAACAAAAGCGAATGTATCATCTGTACCAAGCGACTTTATAAAAAGACAAACATTAATAGGAAGCGAAAGATATACTACAAGCAAATTAATGGAGTATGAAACTATTATAAATGAAGCTAATGAAAAAAGCTATGCATTAGAATATGATATATTTATTGAAGTTAGAAATAAAACCAATGAATATTTAAACTCAATATTAAAAATGGCAAGAGTAATTTCCATAATAGATGTTTATTCTTCGCTTGCTTGTTTAGCTAAAGAAGATAATTATATAAAACCTATAATAACAGATGACGGCATAATAGATATAAAAGACGGAAGACACCCAGTTGTAGAAGTTAATCTAAAAACAGAAAGCTTCATTCCAAATGATACATATTTAGACAATAAAAATGAACATATGCTTATAATTACAGGCCCTAATATGAGCGGTAAAAGTACATATTTAAGACAAACAGCTTTGATAGTACTTCTTGCTCAAATAGGTTCATTCGTTCCTGCATCAAGTGCGAAAATTTCTATAGTTGACCGTATATTTACTCGCGTTGGTGCAAGCGATAATATAGCAAGAGGAGAAAGTACATTCTTAGTAGAAATGAATGAAACAGCATACATTCTAAATCATTGTACAGATAAAAGTCTTGTTATAATGGATGAAATAGGAAGAGGTACTTCAACTTATGACGGACTTTCTATTGCTTGGGCTATAGTAGAATATTTAGTTCATGAAGAAAATAAAAAAGCTAAAACTCTATTCGCTACTCACTATCATGAACTTACTATGCTTGAAGATTTGGAAGGCGTTAAAAACTATAAAGTATTAGTTGAAGAATATAAAGATGAAATAATATTTATGAAAAAAGTTACTGAAGGAGCAGCTAAATCCAGTTATGGTATATATGCTGCAAAAATAGCCGGTGCCCCTAATAAAGTTATAAAAAGAGCCACTGAAATATTAAAAAGATTAGAAGCTGATGCTAGTGTTCAGGTGGAAAATATAGAATTAAATACTCAAAAATCTAAAAATATACTTCCGCTTTATGAAGAGCCTAAAATAATAGAAAAAGAAAGCGAAATAGAAAAAGAGATAAAAGATTTGAATATTAATACGATAACACCTCTTGATGCCATGAATTTAATTAATAAATGGAAGAACATGATATGA
- a CDS encoding cupin domain-containing protein: MTEQYYYKSTTEREFDCVKDDERLIETLSDKGYTVYAIAQKSNQLIPYHEHPSEEMVIVLSGKVRYIVEEEIVDLEEGDIIRVRPHSVHSMIGISENGISNLLLVFI, encoded by the coding sequence ATGACTGAACAATATTACTACAAATCAACAACTGAAAGAGAATTCGACTGTGTAAAAGATGATGAGAGATTGATAGAAACTTTATCGGATAAGGGCTATACTGTTTATGCCATTGCACAAAAATCTAATCAATTAATACCATATCATGAACATCCTTCCGAAGAAATGGTAATAGTATTAAGCGGTAAAGTAAGATATATAGTAGAAGAAGAAATCGTAGATTTAGAAGAAGGCGATATTATAAGGGTAAGACCGCATTCTGTGCATTCCATGATAGGAATTTCTGAAAACGGTATATCTAATTTACTTTTAGTATTTATTTAA
- a CDS encoding Rpn family recombination-promoting nuclease/putative transposase: protein MELRSNNKKFNVLNDYFMRYMFAKEGHEHILKNLINSVRIDSNQEPFEYIEVLNTFNLKENVFDKESIADVKAKTKSGETIIIEIQRIGNQSFIYRSLYYWAKNYFTNLKSKDIYSDLTPVISINILDFNLIKGIDKPHSCYFIKELETNHILTNHLEIHFLELKKFNSNNKLCKDLSDWFEFLNSKDKLEDTMEILVKKNPIMKEVYEEYNKFVNSNDLYNGYSNYERDYFNVLMLNEERIKGIEQGIEQEKYSLARNMKNKNMDLNLISELTGLSIEKIEKL from the coding sequence ATGGAATTGAGATCAAATAATAAAAAATTTAATGTGCTTAATGATTATTTTATGCGTTATATGTTTGCCAAAGAGGGACATGAGCATATATTAAAAAACCTAATTAATTCTGTTAGGATAGATTCTAATCAAGAGCCTTTTGAATATATAGAAGTACTTAATACTTTTAATTTAAAAGAAAATGTATTTGATAAAGAATCAATAGCAGATGTTAAAGCAAAAACAAAATCAGGTGAAACTATAATTATAGAAATACAAAGAATAGGTAATCAGTCATTTATATATAGAAGTTTATACTATTGGGCTAAAAATTATTTTACAAATTTAAAATCTAAGGATATATATTCAGATTTAACGCCTGTAATAAGTATTAATATTCTTGATTTTAATTTGATAAAAGGTATAGATAAGCCTCATAGCTGTTATTTTATAAAAGAGTTAGAAACCAATCATATATTAACTAATCATTTAGAGATTCATTTTCTTGAATTGAAAAAATTTAATAGTAATAATAAATTGTGTAAAGATTTATCAGATTGGTTTGAGTTTTTAAATTCTAAAGATAAATTGGAGGATACTATGGAAATATTAGTAAAGAAAAACCCTATAATGAAAGAAGTATATGAAGAATATAATAAATTTGTTAATAGTAATGATTTATATAATGGCTACAGTAATTATGAAAGAGATTACTTTAATGTCCTAATGCTTAATGAGGAGCGTATAAAGGGTATAGAACAAGGTATAGAACAAGAAAAATATTCTCTAGCCAGAAATATGAAAAATAAAAATATGGATTTAAATCTTATAAGCGAATTAACAGGACTTAGTATAGAAAAAATAGAAAAATTATAA
- a CDS encoding Rpn family recombination-promoting nuclease/putative transposase, whose amino-acid sequence MELGSNNNFNVLNDYFVRYLLSDKGSEAILLDFINSIMLDSGMKTFRSVEILTPFNFKENYEDKETIADVKCITQNGTVVIIEIQLQGNSRFPERILYYWASNYNKLLKQGEKYDALTPVISINLLNFNLDDNDFIHSCYMIYDTNNKRLLTDHLQIHIIELKKFKYNTLEYDLNCWLKFFTMKDKDNKEVIMSELVKEKPIMEEVQRRYNNFIKDRLMMNEYDKRQAYLYGNQIMLEEERRLGRVEGKEEGIKEGIEQGIEQEKYSLARNMKNKNMDLNLISELTGLSIEKIEKL is encoded by the coding sequence ATGGAATTGGGATCAAATAATAATTTTAATGTTTTAAATGATTACTTTGTGAGATATCTTTTATCCGATAAAGGCAGTGAAGCAATATTATTAGACTTTATTAATTCAATAATGCTTGATTCTGGAATGAAAACTTTTAGATCTGTAGAAATATTAACTCCTTTCAATTTTAAAGAGAATTATGAAGATAAAGAAACTATTGCAGATGTTAAATGTATTACTCAAAATGGAACAGTTGTTATTATAGAAATACAATTACAAGGTAATTCAAGATTTCCAGAAAGAATATTATATTATTGGGCTTCTAATTATAATAAACTTTTGAAACAAGGTGAAAAATATGATGCTCTAACTCCAGTAATTAGTATCAATTTACTTAATTTCAATTTAGATGATAATGATTTTATACATTCCTGTTATATGATTTATGATACCAATAATAAAAGATTACTTACTGACCATTTACAAATACATATAATAGAATTGAAAAAATTTAAATATAATACATTAGAATATGATTTAAATTGTTGGCTTAAATTTTTTACTATGAAAGATAAGGATAATAAGGAGGTTATAATGTCAGAATTAGTAAAAGAGAAACCTATAATGGAAGAAGTACAAAGAAGATATAATAACTTTATTAAAGATAGATTGATGATGAATGAATATGATAAAAGACAAGCATATCTATACGGTAATCAAATAATGTTAGAAGAGGAAAGAAGATTAGGAAGAGTAGAAGGGAAAGAGGAAGGTATTAAAGAAGGTATAGAACAAGGTATAGAACAAGAAAAATATTCTCTAGCTAGAAATATGAAAAATAAAAATATGGATTTAAATCTTATAAGCGAATTAACAGGGCTCAGTATAGAAAAAATAGAAAAATTATAA
- a CDS encoding ankyrin repeat domain-containing protein: MKKIIIMALILISIISCNSKKNDNAEVTANTNAVNTNNVETDTKLISVINTNTLESNTKEYEGYATNIYYSASSAEKYSQAIADFNLIKDKASLDEWQSKYTDQTPIKFAIDYYPTEEKAIELISYGADVNQKDFMGLTPLMNASINGYVKLAIELINHNADVNARELDSRGNISADSLFYAVNANNSLELVKVLLNSGANPNIVYSDPEEGNFTILDRSLYYNNFEIFKTLVENGANIDKVNDRGEPFIVDAIRRERFDIVKYLVEKGIDPTMKYTDYRNIPFSLLAATVNNNDTKIAEYLIDKGADVNTKAIIDNYMENDMTSNDKDDSKEAVNLILTAIENGNTSLVKLLIENGADTTVVNKEKKTVFDIAREKGYDDILELENK; the protein is encoded by the coding sequence ATGAAAAAAATAATTATAATGGCTTTAATATTAATCAGTATAATAAGCTGTAATTCTAAAAAAAACGATAATGCAGAAGTAACTGCAAATACTAATGCCGTTAATACAAATAATGTAGAAACCGATACTAAATTAATTTCTGTAATTAATACCAATACACTAGAAAGCAATACAAAAGAGTATGAAGGATATGCCACTAATATTTATTATAGTGCTTCATCAGCTGAAAAATATTCACAAGCTATTGCAGATTTTAATCTTATAAAAGATAAAGCCTCTTTAGATGAATGGCAGTCAAAATATACAGATCAAACACCTATAAAGTTTGCTATTGATTATTATCCTACAGAAGAAAAAGCCATTGAATTAATATCTTATGGTGCTGATGTCAATCAAAAAGATTTTATGGGGCTTACTCCTTTAATGAATGCCTCAATTAACGGATATGTAAAACTAGCTATAGAACTTATAAATCATAATGCTGATGTTAATGCAAGAGAATTAGATTCAAGAGGTAATATATCTGCGGATTCTTTATTTTATGCTGTTAATGCTAATAATAGTTTAGAATTAGTTAAAGTTCTATTAAATTCTGGAGCAAATCCCAATATTGTTTATTCAGATCCCGAGGAAGGCAATTTTACTATATTAGACAGAAGTTTATATTATAATAATTTTGAAATATTTAAAACACTTGTAGAAAATGGTGCTAATATAGACAAAGTTAATGATAGAGGGGAGCCTTTTATTGTTGATGCTATTAGACGCGAACGTTTTGATATAGTGAAATATTTAGTTGAAAAAGGAATTGATCCTACAATGAAATATACAGATTATAGAAATATACCATTTTCTTTATTAGCTGCTACAGTTAATAATAATGATACAAAAATAGCAGAATATTTAATAGATAAAGGTGCTGATGTAAATACTAAAGCTATTATTGATAATTATATGGAAAATGATATGACTTCAAATGATAAAGATGATAGCAAAGAAGCTGTAAATTTAATATTGACTGCTATTGAAAATGGAAATACATCACTCGTAAAACTTTTAATAGAGAATGGAGCAGACACTACAGTTGTAAATAAGGAAAAGAAGACAGTATTTGATATAGCTAGAGAAAAAGGCTATGATGATATATTAGAGTTAGAAAATAAATAA
- a CDS encoding ankyrin repeat domain-containing protein, translating into MKKIIIMALILISIISCNSKKTDNTEVTTDTNTINTNNAEISNNDEYVEDNNTEEINTDTAEISESGIEISEWDLEAFNELKNVKDAESLKSWEEKNGERSLIMALQYGDKKMVMELLSYGANVNQNYDINSPLKIASAKGDLELVKEFIKRGADVNDKSEGGFDALFSAVMSTNENSLKIMKELLDAGAEVDVGYGYEEITPILFEAIGYVGESRCYLDKFKMLAEYGADINYVDNYGYPLIHYAVNAGCLDIVKYLVEKGIDPAMKYELEEYYPNVNISLLAGTLYNSDTEMAKYLIEQGADVNTPTPSEDGYPLLLQAIDNGKTELVKLLIEKGADTTVVNKEKKTVFDIAREKGYDDILELENK; encoded by the coding sequence ATGAAAAAAATAATTATAATGGCTTTAATATTAATCAGTATAATAAGCTGTAATTCTAAAAAAACTGATAATACAGAAGTAACCACAGATACTAACACAATTAATACCAATAATGCAGAGATATCTAATAATGATGAATATGTTGAAGATAATAATACTGAGGAAATTAATACTGATACTGCAGAAATTAGTGAATCAGGTATTGAAATATCAGAATGGGATTTGGAGGCTTTTAATGAGCTAAAAAATGTAAAAGATGCAGAGTCTTTAAAAAGCTGGGAAGAGAAAAATGGAGAAAGAAGTTTAATAATGGCATTACAATACGGTGATAAAAAAATGGTTATGGAATTACTTTCTTACGGTGCTAATGTTAATCAGAATTATGATATTAATAGTCCATTAAAAATAGCTTCTGCAAAGGGAGATTTAGAACTTGTAAAAGAGTTTATAAAAAGAGGGGCAGATGTTAATGATAAATCTGAAGGAGGGTTTGATGCTTTGTTTTCAGCAGTAATGTCTACAAATGAAAATAGTTTAAAAATAATGAAAGAATTATTGGATGCAGGTGCTGAAGTAGATGTAGGGTACGGCTATGAAGAAATTACCCCTATATTATTTGAAGCAATTGGATATGTTGGAGAATCAAGATGTTATTTAGATAAATTTAAAATGCTTGCCGAATATGGAGCTGATATAAATTATGTTGATAATTATGGCTATCCTTTAATTCATTATGCTGTTAATGCAGGCTGTTTAGATATAGTAAAATATTTAGTTGAAAAAGGCATTGATCCTGCTATGAAATATGAACTTGAAGAATACTATCCAAATGTAAATATTTCATTATTGGCTGGAACTCTTTATAATAGTGATACAGAAATGGCAAAGTATTTAATAGAGCAAGGTGCCGATGTAAATACTCCTACACCTTCAGAAGATGGTTATCCTTTACTGCTTCAGGCTATTGATAATGGAAAAACAGAGCTTGTTAAGCTTTTAATAGAGAAAGGAGCAGACACTACAGTTGTAAATAAGGAAAAGAAGACAGTATTTGATATAGCTAGAGAAAAAGGCTATGATGATATATTAGAGTTAGAAAATAAATAA